In Hamadaea flava, a genomic segment contains:
- a CDS encoding NADP-dependent oxidoreductase encodes MQAARIHAFGDPSVIRLDDVDRPVPGPGEVLLEVAATSVNPSEIGLRSGWLTEILPVTLPYTLGWDVAGTITAIGPGVRGLTPGDPVIGQLDGGAAAEYAVAPAELLVRAPHRIPLRDAAALPIAGLTAWQAIDRARIQPGHRVLVNGAGGGVGGSVVQLARHAGGHVIATASARSADAVRRFGAHEVVDYTAGPVADAVTEPIDVLLHLVPDSGAAVAGLVRPGGVIVSITTEVAADGVRSEQFVMRRDPAQLADLVRLVDAGVISLDIADVRPLAEIAAVHADAEAGRLRGKTLIVPSAGRKG; translated from the coding sequence ATGCAAGCCGCGAGAATCCACGCCTTCGGCGACCCGTCCGTGATCCGCCTCGACGACGTCGACCGCCCGGTCCCCGGACCCGGCGAAGTCCTCCTCGAGGTCGCCGCCACCTCCGTCAACCCCTCCGAGATCGGCCTCCGGTCCGGCTGGCTCACCGAGATCCTTCCGGTCACGCTGCCGTACACGCTGGGCTGGGACGTCGCCGGCACGATCACGGCGATCGGCCCGGGCGTACGCGGGCTGACGCCGGGCGACCCGGTCATCGGTCAGCTCGACGGCGGCGCTGCCGCCGAGTACGCCGTCGCGCCCGCCGAACTACTCGTACGCGCCCCGCACCGGATCCCGCTGCGAGACGCCGCAGCGCTGCCGATCGCCGGGCTGACCGCGTGGCAGGCGATCGACCGCGCCCGGATCCAGCCAGGGCACCGAGTCCTCGTCAACGGGGCGGGCGGCGGCGTAGGCGGATCGGTCGTGCAGCTCGCCCGGCACGCTGGTGGGCACGTGATCGCCACCGCCTCCGCCCGCAGCGCCGACGCGGTACGCCGCTTCGGCGCACACGAGGTCGTCGACTACACCGCCGGTCCCGTCGCCGACGCCGTGACCGAACCGATCGACGTGCTGCTGCACCTGGTCCCCGACTCGGGAGCCGCGGTCGCCGGGCTCGTCCGGCCGGGCGGCGTGATCGTCTCCATCACCACCGAGGTGGCGGCCGACGGCGTACGCAGTGAGCAGTTCGTGATGCGGCGAGACCCGGCGCAGCTGGCCGACCTCGTCCGGCTCGTCGACGCCGGGGTGATCTCCCTCGACATCGCCGACGTCCGGCCGCTCGCCGAGATCGCCGCGGTGCACGCCGACGCCGAGGCCGGCCGGCTCCGCGGCAAAACCCTGATCGTGCCCAGCGCAGGCCGAAAGGGCTAG
- a CDS encoding class I SAM-dependent methyltransferase: protein MGIDPGLSGVPETALWTLYHRVREARRPDTVLPDPMAVHLIEQFDYPFEARFGVGFPVQPQIMALRARTFDDEVRRFLGLHPGGQVVALGEGLETTYWRVGDPQVRWLSIDLPPMVELRRRLLPQEDRQRLWAGSALDEAWLDEVDPAQGVLVTAQGLMMYLRPEEAEGLLVTVAERFPGGRMIFDAITPAIDQQVVRHVRGRSAFEPPPLHWLVGPEDLPRLRALSPAISDVREVQPRVGRGLAGWLAPRLKRIPGLSRRRPMIIVVDF, encoded by the coding sequence ATGGGGATCGACCCGGGCCTGAGCGGTGTGCCGGAGACCGCGCTGTGGACGCTCTATCACCGCGTACGCGAGGCCCGGCGGCCGGACACCGTGCTGCCCGACCCGATGGCGGTGCATCTGATCGAGCAGTTCGACTATCCGTTCGAGGCCCGTTTCGGCGTGGGCTTCCCGGTGCAGCCGCAGATCATGGCGCTGCGGGCGCGGACCTTCGACGACGAGGTGCGCCGGTTCCTCGGCCTGCACCCGGGCGGGCAGGTCGTCGCGCTGGGCGAGGGACTGGAGACGACCTATTGGCGGGTCGGCGATCCGCAGGTCCGCTGGCTGAGCATCGACCTGCCGCCGATGGTGGAGCTGCGCCGCCGGCTGCTGCCGCAGGAGGACCGGCAGCGGCTGTGGGCCGGGTCGGCGCTGGACGAGGCGTGGCTGGACGAGGTGGACCCGGCGCAGGGCGTCCTCGTGACCGCTCAGGGTCTGATGATGTACCTCCGGCCCGAGGAGGCGGAAGGGCTGCTCGTCACCGTCGCGGAGCGGTTCCCCGGCGGCCGGATGATCTTCGACGCGATCACTCCGGCGATCGATCAGCAGGTCGTCCGGCACGTACGCGGCCGCAGCGCGTTCGAGCCGCCGCCGTTGCACTGGCTCGTCGGCCCGGAGGACCTGCCCCGGCTGCGGGCGCTGTCGCCGGCCATCTCCGACGTACGCGAGGTGCAGCCGCGGGTCGGCCGGGGTCTGGCGGGCTGGCTGGCGCCCCGGTTGAAGCGGATTCCCGGCCTGAGCCGCCGCCGGCCGATGATCATCGTGGTTGACTTCTAG
- a CDS encoding alpha/beta fold hydrolase, whose protein sequence is MLPNGEHRITVNDVEHWIRVEGSEAPGEPVVFIHGGPGANAFLLERTVGPHLGASHPVVYYDQRGCGRSGPAPGYSMEALVADLDGLIGALDLDAVTVAGFSFGGQVAAEYAVRHPASVRRLILVAPPILGPLRWDNRLAGLDAVADPSFRRVLRESAPSLEFAVGRPSFGSLRHLWAAMDAETGARFSLNDPEVRRPPGLPEGEGLAYNAEFADAVLAEQRPGSLLDDLAELDVPTLVIVGLYDRTVGVDACRDIVDRMANARLVLLSRSGHAPIEEPEAYADAMTAFLVS, encoded by the coding sequence ATGCTGCCCAACGGGGAACACCGGATCACCGTCAACGACGTCGAGCACTGGATCCGGGTCGAGGGGAGTGAGGCTCCCGGCGAGCCCGTCGTCTTCATCCACGGCGGGCCAGGTGCGAACGCCTTCCTGCTGGAGCGGACAGTCGGCCCGCACCTGGGGGCGTCGCATCCGGTCGTCTACTACGACCAGCGCGGTTGCGGCCGCTCCGGTCCTGCGCCGGGCTACTCGATGGAAGCCTTGGTCGCCGATCTGGACGGGCTGATCGGCGCGCTCGACCTGGATGCGGTCACCGTCGCCGGCTTCTCGTTCGGCGGCCAGGTCGCCGCCGAGTACGCCGTGCGCCATCCGGCCTCGGTCCGCCGGCTGATCCTGGTCGCCCCGCCGATCCTGGGCCCGCTGCGGTGGGACAACCGCCTCGCCGGGCTGGACGCGGTCGCGGATCCGTCGTTCCGCCGGGTCCTGCGGGAGTCGGCGCCGTCGCTGGAATTCGCCGTGGGGCGGCCGTCTTTCGGCTCGCTGCGCCACCTGTGGGCGGCGATGGACGCCGAGACCGGTGCGCGGTTCTCCCTCAACGATCCGGAGGTTCGGCGTCCGCCGGGCCTGCCGGAGGGGGAGGGGCTCGCGTACAACGCGGAGTTCGCCGACGCCGTGCTGGCGGAGCAGCGGCCGGGTTCCCTGCTCGACGACCTGGCGGAGCTGGACGTGCCTACGCTGGTCATCGTCGGGCTCTACGACCGCACCGTCGGCGTGGACGCCTGCCGGGACATCGTGGACCGCATGGCGAACGCCCGGCTGGTGCTCCTGTCGCGCAGCGGGCACGCGCCGATCGAGGAACCCGAGGCGTACGCCGACGCGATGACCGCATTTCTAGTGTCCTAG
- a CDS encoding phosphotransferase family protein: MSILNSTHRFVVTENVLVKQYASWDRGEHVREWTVLSALPASVPDLVPQVIESGLDTDPPWLAMTVLPGEPLSGRLDGPRLDALEVALRRLWSAPVGSLPPRRFDPAYCCAEVRRRLAESARPPGVAGDAFDAALGLPPLPSSAAGQVVGHGDPNLANYLWDGVRVRVVDFEDAGSSDVAYELGTLVEHLSARELDADVFCARFADLGVDAGRLRLARLWWAAFWLHLLLPGGPAVRRNPPGTLEVQAVRLLALIG, translated from the coding sequence TTGTCGATCTTGAATTCGACGCATCGGTTCGTCGTCACCGAGAACGTGCTGGTCAAGCAGTACGCCTCGTGGGATCGGGGCGAACACGTACGCGAGTGGACGGTGCTGTCGGCGTTGCCCGCGTCGGTGCCGGATCTGGTGCCGCAGGTCATCGAGTCCGGTCTGGACACCGATCCGCCATGGCTGGCGATGACCGTCCTACCGGGAGAGCCGTTGTCGGGACGTCTCGACGGGCCACGCCTGGACGCGCTCGAGGTGGCGTTGCGCCGGTTGTGGTCGGCGCCGGTGGGATCATTGCCGCCGCGGCGGTTCGATCCGGCGTACTGCTGTGCTGAGGTGCGCCGGCGGTTGGCGGAGTCGGCCCGGCCGCCGGGGGTCGCCGGGGACGCGTTCGACGCCGCGCTCGGCCTGCCGCCGCTGCCGTCGTCGGCCGCTGGGCAGGTCGTCGGGCACGGTGATCCGAATCTGGCGAACTACCTGTGGGACGGCGTACGCGTCCGGGTGGTCGACTTCGAGGACGCGGGCTCGTCGGATGTGGCGTACGAGCTGGGGACCTTGGTGGAGCATCTGTCGGCCCGGGAGCTGGACGCGGACGTGTTCTGCGCGCGGTTCGCGGATCTGGGGGTGGATGCGGGCCGGTTGCGGTTGGCGCGGTTGTGGTGGGCGGCGTTCTGGCTGCATCTGTTGTTGCCGGGTGGGCCGGCGGTGCGCCGGAATCCGCCGGGGACGCTGGAGGTTCAGGCGGTCCGGCTGCTCGCGCTCATCGGTTGA
- a CDS encoding GNAT family N-acetyltransferase, whose product MTEKAEATADPEIATDVLTDPETTADPELETTWDGLPIAPDNPRGAGVVVRRPGPDGLEFLLLHRTHEGPDYEGDWAWTSPSGARHPGEPVLTGAARELAEEAGLQDLDLRPVDLSGGWAVFAAEVDPAAAVVMIDPEHDRFEWLSRDAALARLAPESVADNFRRGSGVPLPRLAYRPLDRADFPALLGWLAEPHVANWWRHRPEDLATIERKYGPRVEGNSPVRVQVLLVDDVPAGIFQHYRTADYPAYAQAVGEPDAVAIDYLIGDPALVGRGVGPQAIWAYARDVVPDAARVLASPDTGNEQSIRALLKAGFRYERDAAVEDRTEAVCVLDRARIFG is encoded by the coding sequence GTGACCGAAAAGGCGGAAGCGACAGCCGACCCGGAAATCGCGACGGACGTCCTGACAGACCCGGAAACGACGGCGGACCCGGAACTCGAAACCACCTGGGACGGGCTGCCGATCGCGCCCGACAACCCGCGCGGCGCCGGCGTGGTGGTCCGCCGCCCCGGGCCGGACGGGCTGGAGTTCCTGCTGCTGCACCGGACGCACGAAGGTCCCGACTACGAGGGCGACTGGGCGTGGACGTCGCCGTCCGGCGCCCGGCATCCGGGCGAGCCGGTGCTGACCGGTGCGGCCCGCGAACTCGCCGAGGAAGCCGGGCTGCAAGACCTGGACCTGCGCCCGGTCGACCTGTCCGGTGGCTGGGCGGTGTTCGCCGCCGAGGTCGACCCGGCCGCCGCCGTCGTCATGATCGACCCCGAGCACGACCGCTTCGAATGGCTTTCTCGGGATGCCGCGCTCGCCCGGCTCGCCCCCGAATCGGTCGCCGACAACTTCCGGCGCGGGTCCGGCGTACCGCTGCCGCGGCTGGCGTACCGGCCGCTGGACCGGGCGGACTTCCCGGCCCTGCTCGGCTGGCTCGCCGAACCCCACGTCGCGAACTGGTGGCGACACCGGCCCGAGGACCTGGCCACGATCGAGCGCAAGTACGGCCCCCGGGTCGAGGGCAACAGCCCGGTACGCGTCCAGGTGCTGCTCGTCGACGACGTCCCGGCCGGGATCTTCCAGCACTACCGGACCGCCGACTATCCGGCGTACGCGCAGGCCGTGGGCGAACCGGACGCGGTCGCGATCGACTACCTCATCGGCGACCCCGCCCTCGTCGGGCGCGGCGTCGGCCCGCAGGCGATCTGGGCGTACGCCCGGGACGTGGTCCCTGACGCGGCGCGCGTGCTCGCCTCCCCCGACACGGGCAACGAGCAGTCGATCCGGGCGCTGCTCAAAGCCGGATTCCGCTACGAACGCGACGCCGCGGTGGAGGACCGCACCGAAGCGGTCTGCGTCCTCGACCGCGCCCGGATCTTCGGCTAA
- a CDS encoding SMP-30/gluconolactonase/LRE family protein — protein MIDTYSLPSGPPDIMPEGIASHGDVFYVSSARHGTIFRGHLGEATLEVWQPAGADGRTQALGLTVDPLGRLLVCGWETGHLFAYDTATGELSARVTVDAEVTGLNDICVQDGYAYVTDSKRPVIWRLAVGGEVGPAEEFIDLGAFGAPDPADCFLNGIVPGPAPGTLIVCDQAEEVLWRVDTVTATAERVDLGGVHVAGDGLVWVGDVLYACDNSEEDSRIRMWLTALTLSADGRTAKVVERWERPVADTPTTAAYLDGRLFLVNSQMFAERSGYPVRHPFTVSALTPPHI, from the coding sequence GTGATCGACACCTACTCCCTGCCGTCCGGCCCGCCCGACATCATGCCCGAGGGCATCGCGAGCCACGGGGACGTCTTCTACGTGTCCAGCGCCCGACACGGCACGATCTTCCGGGGCCACCTCGGCGAAGCCACGCTGGAGGTCTGGCAACCGGCCGGCGCCGACGGGCGTACCCAGGCACTCGGGCTCACCGTCGACCCGCTCGGGCGGCTGCTGGTGTGCGGCTGGGAGACCGGCCACCTGTTCGCGTACGACACGGCCACGGGCGAGCTGTCCGCGCGGGTCACGGTCGACGCCGAGGTCACCGGCCTCAACGACATCTGCGTCCAGGACGGGTACGCCTATGTGACCGATTCGAAGCGGCCGGTGATCTGGCGGCTGGCCGTCGGCGGCGAGGTGGGACCGGCCGAGGAGTTCATCGACCTCGGCGCGTTCGGCGCGCCCGATCCGGCGGACTGCTTCCTCAACGGCATCGTGCCCGGCCCGGCGCCCGGCACCCTGATCGTCTGCGATCAGGCGGAGGAGGTGCTGTGGCGAGTGGACACCGTCACGGCCACCGCCGAACGGGTGGATCTCGGGGGAGTCCACGTCGCCGGGGACGGCCTGGTCTGGGTCGGCGACGTCCTGTACGCCTGCGACAACTCCGAGGAGGACAGCCGCATCCGCATGTGGCTGACCGCGCTGACGTTGTCCGCCGACGGGCGTACGGCGAAGGTCGTCGAGCGCTGGGAGCGGCCGGTGGCGGACACTCCGACCACGGCCGCGTACCTGGACGGGCGGCTGTTCCTGGTGAACTCGCAGATGTTCGCCGAGCGTAGCGGCTATCCAGTCCGTCACCCGTTCACGGTCAGCGCGCTGACCCCACCGCACATCTAA
- a CDS encoding serine/threonine dehydratase codes for MITEADVPAADITPADITAARRRIEGRIRRTPLFEAAPELVFKLEYLQHTGSFKARGALNNVLAAQERGDLGPAGVIAASGGNAGLAVAWAAAQIGVPAEIHVPANAPAVKVKRLQALGATVVQTGTEYSHALTASAERAAQTGAFVCHAYDQPEMVAGAGTIALELVEDTTVDTVLVAVGGGGLVGGIAAALADTPVRVVGVEPVAAPSLRTALGRGGPVDVEVGGYAADSLGARRAGRIAYAVAERTGMVSALVEDAAIREARQRLWDEWRIVAEPGAAAAYAGLTAYRPEPGERVAVIVCGANTDPSDLV; via the coding sequence ATGATCACCGAGGCCGACGTTCCCGCGGCGGACATCACGCCGGCGGACATCACCGCCGCCCGGCGGCGCATCGAGGGCCGGATCCGGCGTACGCCCCTGTTCGAGGCGGCGCCGGAGCTGGTCTTCAAGCTCGAATACCTCCAGCACACGGGTTCGTTCAAGGCCCGGGGCGCGCTCAACAACGTGCTCGCCGCCCAGGAACGAGGCGATCTGGGCCCGGCCGGGGTGATCGCGGCGTCCGGCGGCAACGCCGGGCTGGCCGTCGCGTGGGCGGCCGCGCAGATCGGCGTACCGGCCGAGATCCACGTCCCGGCGAACGCGCCCGCCGTCAAGGTGAAGCGGCTCCAGGCGCTCGGCGCGACCGTGGTGCAGACGGGCACCGAGTACAGCCACGCCCTGACTGCCTCGGCCGAGCGGGCCGCGCAGACCGGCGCGTTCGTGTGTCACGCGTACGACCAGCCTGAGATGGTCGCCGGAGCGGGCACCATCGCCCTGGAACTCGTCGAGGACACCACGGTGGACACCGTGCTCGTGGCGGTCGGCGGCGGTGGGCTCGTCGGCGGCATCGCGGCCGCCCTGGCCGATACGCCGGTACGCGTCGTCGGCGTCGAACCGGTCGCGGCGCCCAGCCTGCGTACGGCCCTCGGCCGCGGTGGCCCGGTGGACGTCGAGGTCGGCGGGTACGCCGCCGACTCCCTCGGGGCGCGCCGCGCCGGCCGGATCGCGTACGCCGTCGCCGAGCGCACGGGAATGGTCAGCGCCCTCGTCGAGGACGCGGCGATCCGGGAGGCCCGGCAGCGGCTGTGGGACGAGTGGCGGATCGTCGCCGAACCCGGGGCGGCCGCGGCGTACGCCGGGCTGACCGCGTACCGGCCCGAGCCGGGCGAACGGGTGGCCGTCATCGTGTGCGGGGCGAACACCGACCCGAGCGACCTGGTCTAG
- a CDS encoding cytochrome P450 has translation MTIADRTPVEFPFTEPPSLYHPAPELGELREECPVAPVVFPDGATAWLVTRHTDVRQVLTDPRFSRAHAVAGEVEMGLGRLASESILGLDPPEHTRLRRLVAGAFTARRVEQLRPRVTAIVDDLLLALRKQPQPADLVAGFSLALPVRVICDLLGVPESDQHRFHGWSDAAMGDRTRDPWIMMAAFASLQGYLTELIAEKRAHPADDLMTALIDARDNADRLSEAELVNLGVSLLIGGHETTANQIVMILLTLRAHPEQWAALRADPSRVPAAIEELMRFTQLGGGAGGIARVTTEPVELSGVTIPAGQAVLPALASANRDPRAFVDPDTLDLHRGDSHGHLGFGAGVHHCLGAQLARMELQEALAGILRTLPGFAIDLDDADIAFKPTMILRSVASLPVRWDES, from the coding sequence ATGACCATCGCCGACCGTACGCCTGTCGAATTCCCGTTCACCGAGCCGCCGTCCCTCTACCACCCCGCACCGGAGCTGGGTGAACTGCGGGAGGAGTGCCCGGTCGCCCCGGTCGTCTTCCCGGACGGGGCGACCGCCTGGCTCGTCACCCGGCATACCGACGTCCGCCAGGTGCTCACCGATCCGCGGTTCTCCCGTGCGCACGCCGTCGCGGGCGAGGTCGAGATGGGACTCGGCCGGCTGGCCAGCGAGTCCATCCTCGGCCTGGATCCGCCGGAGCACACGCGACTGCGGCGGCTGGTGGCCGGCGCTTTCACCGCCCGCCGCGTCGAGCAGTTGCGGCCGCGGGTGACGGCGATCGTCGACGATCTGCTCCTCGCGTTGCGGAAGCAGCCGCAGCCGGCCGACCTCGTCGCGGGCTTCAGCCTGGCGCTGCCCGTCCGCGTCATCTGCGACCTGCTCGGCGTGCCGGAGTCCGACCAGCACCGGTTCCACGGCTGGTCCGACGCGGCGATGGGCGACCGCACCCGCGATCCGTGGATCATGATGGCCGCGTTCGCGAGCCTGCAGGGCTACCTGACCGAGCTCATCGCCGAGAAGCGGGCGCATCCGGCCGACGACCTGATGACGGCGCTCATCGACGCCCGCGACAACGCCGACCGGCTGTCGGAGGCCGAACTGGTCAACCTCGGGGTGTCGCTGCTCATCGGCGGGCACGAGACCACCGCTAATCAGATCGTGATGATCCTGCTGACTCTGCGGGCGCATCCGGAGCAGTGGGCGGCGCTGCGGGCCGACCCGTCGCGGGTGCCCGCCGCGATCGAGGAGCTGATGCGGTTCACCCAGCTCGGCGGGGGTGCGGGTGGCATCGCGCGGGTCACCACCGAGCCGGTCGAGCTGTCCGGCGTCACCATCCCGGCCGGGCAGGCGGTGCTGCCCGCGCTCGCCTCGGCCAACCGCGATCCGCGTGCCTTCGTCGATCCGGACACCCTCGACCTGCACCGCGGCGACTCGCACGGGCACCTCGGGTTCGGCGCCGGCGTACATCATTGCCTGGGCGCGCAGCTGGCCCGGATGGAGCTGCAGGAGGCGCTCGCGGGCATCCTGCGCACCCTGCCCGGGTTCGCGATCGACCTCGACGACGCCGACATCGCGTTCAAGCCGACGATGATCCTGCGTTCGGTCGCGTCGCTGCCCGTGCGCTGGGACGAATCCTGA
- a CDS encoding AraC family transcriptional regulator encodes MDVLSDVISVMRTGRPRSAQVTWHAPWAQRFAGVPGSAGFQIILGGPCTLVEPGPVALAPGDVLLVPHGRGLTLADSASTPVTVPECEPTGPPGQRGAVAVVGEPSGPSGPGGPTVTLCGAYELDRALTHPFLLSLPELIHLPAHLGRHPELRTVVDLLAAELAAPRLGGDAAVRALLDTLLLLILRSWVDDAAPDTRTGWAAALRDPATVAALDAVHRDPARPWTVATLAAEAGLSRAPFARRFAELTGRPPLAYLTWWRMTLAARLLRQTDAPLHAIARRVGYGSEYAFTAAFKRQYALPPGRYRRSG; translated from the coding sequence GTGGACGTGCTCAGCGATGTGATCAGCGTGATGCGGACGGGCCGGCCCCGGTCGGCGCAGGTGACCTGGCACGCGCCGTGGGCGCAGCGGTTCGCCGGAGTGCCGGGCTCGGCCGGGTTCCAGATCATCCTTGGCGGGCCGTGCACGCTGGTCGAGCCCGGGCCGGTGGCGCTGGCTCCCGGTGACGTCCTGCTCGTGCCGCACGGGCGTGGGCTCACTCTCGCCGACAGCGCGTCGACGCCGGTGACCGTGCCGGAGTGCGAACCCACCGGGCCGCCCGGTCAGCGCGGCGCCGTCGCGGTGGTGGGCGAGCCGAGTGGACCGAGCGGCCCGGGCGGCCCGACGGTGACGTTGTGCGGGGCGTACGAGTTGGATCGGGCCCTGACGCATCCGTTCCTGTTGAGCCTGCCGGAGCTGATCCATCTGCCGGCGCACCTCGGCCGGCACCCCGAGCTGCGTACGGTGGTCGACCTGCTCGCGGCCGAGTTGGCCGCGCCCCGGCTCGGCGGCGACGCGGCGGTCCGGGCGCTGCTGGACACGTTGCTGCTGCTCATCCTGCGCAGCTGGGTCGACGACGCCGCGCCGGACACCCGGACCGGCTGGGCTGCCGCGTTGCGCGATCCCGCGACGGTGGCCGCGCTCGACGCCGTCCATCGCGATCCGGCCCGGCCGTGGACGGTCGCCACGCTGGCCGCCGAGGCCGGGCTGTCCCGGGCGCCGTTCGCCCGCCGGTTCGCCGAACTGACCGGACGGCCGCCGCTGGCGTACCTGACGTGGTGGCGGATGACGCTGGCGGCCCGGCTGCTACGGCAGACCGACGCCCCGCTGCACGCGATCGCCCGCCGGGTCGGCTACGGCTCCGAGTACGCCTTCACCGCCGCCTTCAAACGCCAGTACGCGCTGCCGCCGGGCCGGTACCGCCGATCGGGTTAG
- a CDS encoding ferredoxin: protein MAPAPRWTVTVDRSRCVGSAMCVGVASDRFALDGDARSAPLASPVEADERVRDAAANCPMEAIELRDATTGELIDPYA, encoded by the coding sequence ATGGCCCCGGCCCCGCGGTGGACCGTCACAGTGGACCGGTCGCGATGCGTCGGCTCGGCCATGTGCGTCGGCGTCGCCAGCGACCGGTTCGCTCTCGACGGCGACGCCCGCTCGGCCCCGCTCGCGTCGCCCGTCGAGGCGGACGAGCGGGTCCGGGACGCGGCGGCGAACTGCCCCATGGAGGCCATCGAGCTGCGCGACGCGACGACGGGCGAGCTGATCGACCCCTACGCCTGA
- a CDS encoding MerR family transcriptional regulator, which produces MSHTVGQVAELAGVTVRTLHHYDEIGLLTPGGRTSAGYRRYDAADLDRLQQILLYRELGFSLEEIAVILDDPDADAREHLRRQHRLLTGRIARLREMVAAVEYVLEAQKVGIDLTPEEKFEVFGDFDPDQYAAEAEQRWGGTDAYAESARRTQRYTKEDWLRIQQETADLLERWIAAYDAGVPADSEAGMALAEEHRQQLSKFFYDCTFEIHTGLAEMYLADERFTRNYDQHRPGLAQYVHDTIVANAITRA; this is translated from the coding sequence ATGAGCCACACCGTGGGACAGGTCGCCGAGCTGGCCGGGGTCACCGTACGCACGCTGCACCACTACGACGAGATCGGGCTGCTGACGCCCGGCGGCCGCACGAGCGCCGGATACCGCCGCTACGACGCCGCCGACCTGGATCGGCTGCAGCAGATCCTGCTCTATCGGGAACTCGGGTTCTCCCTGGAGGAGATCGCCGTCATCCTCGACGACCCGGACGCGGACGCGCGCGAGCACCTGCGCCGCCAGCACCGGTTGCTGACCGGCCGGATCGCCCGGTTGCGGGAGATGGTGGCGGCGGTCGAATACGTATTGGAGGCACAGAAGGTGGGCATCGACCTCACGCCCGAGGAGAAGTTCGAGGTGTTCGGGGACTTCGACCCCGACCAGTACGCCGCCGAGGCCGAGCAGCGCTGGGGCGGCACCGACGCGTACGCCGAGTCGGCGCGCCGGACCCAGCGGTACACCAAGGAGGACTGGCTGCGCATCCAGCAGGAGACGGCGGATCTGCTCGAGCGCTGGATCGCCGCGTACGACGCGGGGGTGCCGGCCGACAGCGAGGCGGGCATGGCGCTGGCGGAGGAGCACCGGCAGCAGCTGTCGAAGTTCTTCTACGACTGCACGTTCGAGATCCACACCGGGCTGGCCGAGATGTACCTGGCGGACGAGCGGTTCACCCGCAACTACGATCAGCACCGGCCTGGCCTGGCCCAGTACGTGCACGACACCATCGTGGCGAACGCGATCACGCGCGCTTGA